DNA from Paraphotobacterium marinum:
AATTCAACTTGGAAGCCGAAAGAGGTAGAAGATAAAAATAAAAAAGAAAGCTTATACGTTGATAAAAAGCATTATAAGCACTCCCTTGTTGTCACGGCTTCAGCTTATAACTCTGTGCGCTCACAAACTAACAATAACCCTACTATTGCGGCTTGGGGAGATAGACTTAGACCTGGAATGAAAGCAATAGCTGTTTCTAGAGATTTGCTCCAAATGGGGCTGCGTCATGGTACAAAAGTTAAAATAAAGGGTTTACCAGGTGAATATGTCGTTTTAGATAAAATGAATAGAAGATGGACTAAGAAGATTGATATTTATATGGGAACAGATATCCGAAAAGCTAGATTATGGGGTAAAAAGAAAGTAACTATTTATTGGTAATAGTTACTAATAAGAGTTAATAATATGAGTGCTCTCCAGCGGAGTGTTCGGTAATATCCTTAACGCCTTTTAACTCATCAGGGAACTCGCTTAAAAGTTCCTTTTCTATTCCTTCTTTTAGGGTTACATCTACCATAGAGCAGCCATTACAACCACCACCAAATTGAAGAACGGCAACACCTTCTTTTGTAATTTCGACTATTGAAACGTGCCCACCATGATTTGAAAGCTGAGGATTTATTTTAGTTTGAATAATATAATCAACTTTATCGAGTAGTGGTGCATTTTCATCTAATTTACGCATTTTTGCATTAGGAGCTTTCAAAGTAAGTTGCGAATTCATGTCTTCAACAACAAAATCAATTTCAGCATCCTCTAAAAAAGGCAGGCTAAGTTCATCAATGAAAGCGCTAAATTTATGAAGTTTAATTTCAGTATCACTCTGCTCAATAGCATTTTTGGGACAATAAGAAACCCCACATTCAGCACTTGGTGTACCCGGATTTATAACAAAAACCCTAATATTTGTCTCTGGCTCTTGCTCTGATAATAATTTAACAAAATGATCTTGAGCGGCCTGAGTGATTTTGATGTTTGACATAATTTCACCAAATAATATTAAAATAAATAAGTTTGTTGGAAACTAATTCCTTATTTTCTATAATAACATTTTTTTATTTAAAAAAATATATTTTATTATGGAGATAAGCCTGTGAATAAATTTGATGTTTCAACGATGGGAAAGGGACCAAAATTAGTTTTAATTCATGGTTGGGGCAGTAATTCAAATATTTGGATACCTATTACCCAAAAACTGAGTAAAATGTATAAAGTTTACTTAGTAGATATCCCAGGTTACGGTTTAAATAAAAACAATTCTTTGTTGGGATTAGATGCAATTTCTGCCATATTTTTAGAGCACCTGCCAAAAGATGCTGTATGGGTGGGTTGGTCTCTTGGAGGACTTATAGTTAAATATATTGCTACCCATTATAGAAATACTTTGAACGGAATTATAACAGTTTGTAGTTCTCCATGCTTCTCAAAGCAGAGGGAATGGGATGGTTTAGATAAAAATGTACTGCAAAACTTTGAGTGTAATTTAATCCGGGATTATAAATTTACATTGAATAAGTTTTTAACTCTTCAATTTTTAGGGACAAAAAACTATCGAGATGATTTAGCAAATTTTAAAAAATAATGAAAAGATTTCCTGATCCTAGTGTCGAAACTTTGCAAGATGGCCTCTCTATCCTTAAAAATTATGATCTTAGAAAATCCATACACAGGGTAGATATACCATTTTTAAGAATATATGGTAAAAATGATCGTATTGTACCCCTTAGTATTGCAAATAAATTTAATAATTTACATGGTGATTCAAAATGCGAAATATTTAAAAATTCGAGTCATGCCCCCTTTATTTCAGAACCAGATGCATTTTTAAATTCAATTAACCGATTCACTGAACTTAGTTAATAGCTAGGATTTTTCAATTCTATTTAAGCCATTTAGAGCTGCAACTCTATATGCTTCAGCCATTGTTGGATAGTTAAATGATGTGTAAGTAAAGTACTCAATCGTATTCAACTCCCCGGGTTGCTCCATAATTGCCTGCCCAATATGTATAATTTCAGAGGCTCTATTACCAAAGCAATGTATACCCAATATTTCTTTTGTTTCTCGATGAAACAAAATTTTTAGCATACCTATATCAGTTCCAGAAATTTGGGCTCTGGCTAAATTTTTAAAATTAGCTTTACCTATTTCATAGGGAACTTTTTCTTTTGTGAGCTCTTGCTCTGTTTTACCCAAAGAGCTAATTTCTGGAATAGTGTAAATTCCAGTCGGTATATTTTTAAGGTTGCTTTTTTGTAGATTAGACTTGATTATATTTAGTGCAACGAACCTTCCTTGATCGTATGCAGCACTTGCTAAACTTGGGTAACCTATCACATCACCTACTGCATAAATATGCTTGATACTTGTCCTGTATTCTGCATCGACATCGAGTTGTCCCCTAGAATTTATTTCAATACCTAGCTCTTGGAGATTTAATAAATCGGTATTACCAGTTCTGCCGTTAGCAAACAAAACTGCATCGGAATGAATAACTTTTCCAGATTTTAACGTCGTAATCACTTTGTTTTTTTCTTGTTTAATGGATTCATATGTTTCGTCATTTCTAATAAGAACTCCATTGGTTGATAGGTGATAAGAAAGTGAATCACATATTTCATTATCTAAAAACTCAAGTAATTTATTTCTTGTATTTATAAGGTCAACTTTTATACCTAATCCTCTGAAGATTGAAGCATACTCGCATCCAATTACGCCAGCACCATAAATAACAATATGCTTGGGGGAGTGTTTAAGATTTAGGATAGAATCGCTGTCATATATTCTAGATGAAGAAAAGTTGATATCTTCTGGATGATAAGGCCTAGAACCTGTTGCAATAATTATATTTTTTGCTGAATATATTTGTTTGTTGCCTGAGCTACTAATTACAGATATGCAATTTTTTCCTGTAAATGATGCTGTACCAAAGATAAGGGAACAGTTGTTTCGTGTATAAAAGTCTTGTCTCATAAGAGTTTGCTTATTAATAACAGAATAAGCATGCTCTAAAATCTTAGTAAAGCTACTTGTAAGAATATTATTATTTTCAGTAAATAGTGAACTATTGTTAAACTCTATTATTCTACTGACAGCATGCCTCAATGCTTTTGAAGGAATTGTGCCCCAATGTGTACAACCTCCTCCGACAGTATTTTCTTTTTCAATGACAGCGACTTTATAACCGGCCTTAGCTAGCCCCATAGCAGCACCTTCACCACCTGGGCCAGTTCCAATCACAATTGCATCAAAAAATAATTTTTTTTCTTCTGACTCCAATGACATTGATATGCCCCTTCTATTTTATAAATTTTGTTTAGTTGCTGAAATTCATTAATCTAATTTTGTAAGTATTACTCCACATTCGATATGTTCAGTGTATGGAAATTGATCAAAAACAGCAAACTTTTCAATTTGATGTGTTTTTACTAAGATATCTAAGTTTTCTCTAAGCGTTTTCGGGTTACATGAAATATATATAATATTATTAAAGGAAGCTATCATTTGACATGTGTTCTTGTCTAGGCCCGCTCTCGGAGGGTCAACAAGAACGGTTTGAAAATCATATTCATCAAGTTCAATATTCCGTTGTTTTAATCTATTAAATTCTCTTTTCTTATTGATTGCTTCTGTAAACTCTTCTGAAGAAAGCCTTACAATTTTTAAATTTTGAACACAGTTTTGCTCTGTATTGAAGTGAGCAGCATTGACAGAAGACTTTGAAATTTCTGTTCCCAATACATTTCTAAAGTTATCAGCTAAAGCTATTGAAAAATTACCATTACCACAATATAGCTCAAGTAAATCATTTGTGAAATTTTTTGTGTTTTGCTTAACCCAACTTATCATTTTTTCTGCTATTTTAGCATTTGGTTGTGTAAAGGAATTTTCAATTTGTTTATATGAAAATTTTTTGTTTAAAATATTAAATGTTTCAGTAACAAAGTCTTTATCAATAATGATTTTTTGTTTCTTTGATCTGCCAATAATATCAATGTGTGAGATGTGTTGAGATAACTCATGCTTTAATGCTTTAGCTGCTTCCATCCAATTTTCGCATAATTTTTTATGATAAATTAAGGTAATTAATAATTCATCATTTGTTGTAGATAAAAAATCTATTTGAAAAATTTTCGACTTCAGAATTGGTTGCTTATTTATAATTGACATGAGTAATGGCATTGCTTTATTAATTACCTTACTCCCTGGAAGAAAACACTCTACAAAATATTTTTTTTTGTATTTTTATCAAACATTATATAATGAGCGACATTGCCTTCATGCCAAATTCTAAACTCAGCTCTCATTCTGAAGTTAATGAAATCTGATGAAAATAAACAGATATCATTTGAATGAATTTCTGGGAAAGTCTTGTTAACGAGTAACATTTTATTTTTTAGTTGTTTTTGATATGATTGCTCGTTAAAGTTTGCATCTTTCATGATAATTAATCTTACAAAATTATTAAATTGTGTAAATAATATCAAATTGAAGATGAACTAACAAAGTAATATTTTTTAAAGATAAGGTTTAATAAATGTCTAATGTTTTAATTTTTGATTCTGGCGTTGGTGGTTTGAGTGTTTATCAAGAAGTATATAAGAAAATGCCGTTCAATAGATATTATTATGTGTTTGATAATGCTTTTTTCCCATACGGTATTTTAGATGAGAGAGATTTAATTAAGAGAGTCAATAAAATCATCAAACACTGCGTAGATAAATATGAAATAGATTTGGTGATTGTTGCTTGTAATACCGCTAGCACAATTGCGCTTGAATCTTTAAGAAAAAAAATATTAGTACCAATTGTTGGGGTAGTTCCTGCAATTAAAACAGCATCTATAATCACTGAATCTAAATCAATTGCATTATTGGCAACTCCAGCGACTATTAAACGAGAATATCTAGATACATTAATCGAAAAATTTGCTTATTCAGTTAATGTTAGTAGAATTGGAACAACTGAGTTAGTAGAATTAGCAGAGAAAAAAATCAGATGTTCATATTATGACAAAAATAAAGCAACTACCATAATAGCTGAAATTTTAAAAACTCTACCAACAACAATTGATTGCTTAGTTTTAGGATGTACCCACTTTCCGTTAATAAAAGATGAAATATCTGAGGTTTACAATAATAGTATTAAAATAATTGACTCAGGTGAGGCTATAGCAAACCGAGTGTTCTCATTGCTTGGTAAAGTTATGAGCCCCAATAAAAATGTAACAAACATTCAGAACTTTACTTTATGCACAAGAAAGGTTGACAGCACTTTGAAACTTGATAATTATTTGAAGAAAATACACCTTAGTCCTGTACAGATTTTAGTTAATCATAATTTTTAGGTTCATTTGCTTCACGTACTTTTAAAGTTCTTTGGCCAAATTCTGCATTATTTAACTCAGATATTGCTTTATTCAATCCTTCTTTGGAATCCATCACGACAAAACCAAACCCTCTTCTTTTGCCTGTTTTCTTATCTTTCATTAAACGAACAGATTTTACTTCTCCAAATTGTTCAAATAAAGTTTTTACATCATTTTCATTAGCTCTGTAAGGTAAATTGCCAACGTACAGAGTTTCGTCCTTTTTCTCTTTTTCAGTAAGACATTTGCCTTTAGTAGTAATTATATAAAGTATATTAATTAACAAAATTCCAATAAAATATGTTATTGCTGATTGATAATCTAATGTAAAAATTATTACAATTAAGCCTATTATCGCTATAAAAGATGAATATATAAAAAATTTCATTGTTTGTTTCTTCTAAAAAATTAATTTAATTTCAATATGATAATATAAATTTAGCTCTACGATTATATATCATTTTGTTTTTTTTTGTCCTTATTCTTCATAATCTATGTGATCAAGCCAAAAAAAAGTTTATTATAAGTTTTTTTTGATAATTTTTTGTTATTTTTTGTTGACAAAATCAAATGTTGGAATTAGAATAACCAACCTAAATCGGAAACGGTTTTTGTTCTTTAAAAATATAACTAGATAATCTGTGTGGGCACTCGTGAATGATAGTCATTAAAAAAGAATTATCAATGAGCTGAGTGACCGAAATGAATAGAGATATTCATCACAGTCAATTTATTAATCAGAATTCATTGAGCCAAAACTTTAATTGAAGAGTTTGATCATGGCTCAGATTGAACGCTGGCGGCAGGCCTAACACATGCAAGTCGAGCGGTAACAGGGGAGAGCTTGCTCTCTTGCTGACGAGCGGCGGACGGGTGAGTAATGCCTGGGAATATGCCCTAATGTGGGGGATAACCATTGGAAACGATGGCTAATACCGCATAATCTCTACGGAGCAAAGGGGGGGACCTTCGGGCCTCTCGCATTAGGATTAGCCCAGGTGGGATTAGCTAGTTGGTGAGGTAAGGGCTCACCAAGGCGACGATCCCTAGCTGGTTTGAGAGGATGATCAGCCACACTGGAACTGAGACACGGTCCAGACTCCTACGGGAGGCAGCAGTGGGGAATATTGCACAATGGGGGAAACCCTGATGCAGCCATGCCGCGTGTATGAAGAAGGCCTTCGGGTTGTAAAGTACTTTCAGTTGTGAGGAAGGTGGTAGCGTTAATAGCGTTATCATTTGACGTTAGCAACAGAAGAAGCACCGGCTAACTCCGTGCCAGCAGCCGCGGTAATACGGAGGGTGCGAGCGTTAATCGGAATTACTGGGCGTAAAGCGCATGCAGGCGGTTTATTAAGCCAGATGTGAAAGCCCCGGGCTTAACCTGGGAATTGCATTTGGAACTGGTAAACTAGAGTCTTGTAGAGGGGGGTAGAATTTCAGGTGTAGCGGTGAAATGCGTAGAGATCTGAAGGAATACCGGTGGCGAAGGCGGCCCCCTGGACAAAGACTGACGCTCAGATGCGAAAGCGTGGGGAGCAAACAGGATTAGATACCCTGGTAGTCCACGCCGTAAACGATGTCTACTTGAAGGTTGTGATCTTGAATCGTGGCTTTCGGAGCTAACGCGTTAAGTAGACCGCCTGGGGAGTACGGTCGCAAGATTAAAACTCAAATGAATTGACGGGGGCCCGCACAAGCGGTGGAGCATGTGGTTTAATTCGATGCAACGCGAAGAACCTTACCTACTCTTGACATCCAGAGAACCTTTTAGAGATAGAAGGGTGCCTTCGGGAACTCTGAGACAGGTGCTGCATGGCTGTCGTCAGCTCGTGTTGTGAAATGTTGGGTTAAGTCCCGCAACGAGCGCAACCCTTATCCTTGTTTGCCAGCACTTCGGGTGGGAACTCCAGGGAGACTGCCGGTGATAAACCGGAGGAAGGTGGGGACGACGTCAAGTCATCATGGCCCTTACGAGTAGGGCTACACACGTGCTACAATGGCATATACAGAGGGCTGCCAACTCGCGAGAGTGAGCGAATCCCATAAAGTATGTCGTAGTCCGGATTGGAGTCTGCAACTCGACTCCATGAAGTCGGAATCGCTAGTAATCGTGGATCAGAATGCCACGGTGAATACGTTCCCGGGCCTT
Protein-coding regions in this window:
- a CDS encoding alpha/beta fold hydrolase produces the protein MNKFDVSTMGKGPKLVLIHGWGSNSNIWIPITQKLSKMYKVYLVDIPGYGLNKNNSLLGLDAISAIFLEHLPKDAVWVGWSLGGLIVKYIATHYRNTLNGIITVCSSPCFSKQREWDGLDKNVLQNFECNLIRDYKFTLNKFLTLQFLGTKNYRDDLANFKK
- a CDS encoding 3D domain-containing protein, which produces MKHNFYKLTFLIFLLSLTSCVNNSTWKPKEVEDKNKKESLYVDKKHYKHSLVVTASAYNSVRSQTNNNPTIAAWGDRLRPGMKAIAVSRDLLQMGLRHGTKVKIKGLPGEYVVLDKMNRRWTKKIDIYMGTDIRKARLWGKKKVTIYW
- the sthA gene encoding Si-specific NAD(P)(+) transhydrogenase, with translation MSLESEEKKLFFDAIVIGTGPGGEGAAMGLAKAGYKVAVIEKENTVGGGCTHWGTIPSKALRHAVSRIIEFNNSSLFTENNNILTSSFTKILEHAYSVINKQTLMRQDFYTRNNCSLIFGTASFTGKNCISVISSSGNKQIYSAKNIIIATGSRPYHPEDINFSSSRIYDSDSILNLKHSPKHIVIYGAGVIGCEYASIFRGLGIKVDLINTRNKLLEFLDNEICDSLSYHLSTNGVLIRNDETYESIKQEKNKVITTLKSGKVIHSDAVLFANGRTGNTDLLNLQELGIEINSRGQLDVDAEYRTSIKHIYAVGDVIGYPSLASAAYDQGRFVALNIIKSNLQKSNLKNIPTGIYTIPEISSLGKTEQELTKEKVPYEIGKANFKNLARAQISGTDIGMLKILFHRETKEILGIHCFGNRASEIIHIGQAIMEQPGELNTIEYFTYTSFNYPTMAEAYRVAALNGLNRIEKS
- the nfuA gene encoding Fe-S biogenesis protein NfuA, whose product is MSNIKITQAAQDHFVKLLSEQEPETNIRVFVINPGTPSAECGVSYCPKNAIEQSDTEIKLHKFSAFIDELSLPFLEDAEIDFVVEDMNSQLTLKAPNAKMRKLDENAPLLDKVDYIIQTKINPQLSNHGGHVSIVEITKEGVAVLQFGGGCNGCSMVDVTLKEGIEKELLSEFPDELKGVKDITEHSAGEHSYY
- a CDS encoding RNA recognition motif domain-containing protein, which codes for MKFFIYSSFIAIIGLIVIIFTLDYQSAITYFIGILLINILYIITTKGKCLTEKEKKDETLYVGNLPYRANENDVKTLFEQFGEVKSVRLMKDKKTGKRRGFGFVVMDSKEGLNKAISELNNAEFGQRTLKVREANEPKNYD
- the murI gene encoding glutamate racemase produces the protein MSNVLIFDSGVGGLSVYQEVYKKMPFNRYYYVFDNAFFPYGILDERDLIKRVNKIIKHCVDKYEIDLVIVACNTASTIALESLRKKILVPIVGVVPAIKTASIITESKSIALLATPATIKREYLDTLIEKFAYSVNVSRIGTTELVELAEKKIRCSYYDKNKATTIIAEILKTLPTTIDCLVLGCTHFPLIKDEISEVYNNSIKIIDSGEAIANRVFSLLGKVMSPNKNVTNIQNFTLCTRKVDSTLKLDNYLKKIHLSPVQILVNHNF